The following are from one region of the Dreissena polymorpha isolate Duluth1 chromosome 2, UMN_Dpol_1.0, whole genome shotgun sequence genome:
- the LOC127866044 gene encoding uncharacterized protein LOC127866044: MSRSKSAGPGPVPTIASKSAVEELRGVCRRLAPYITRRWREVCEELEVADDILDDLEAQHKGHPKSELAFHGLVRWQEMAGRAARKEKILSAIQNQGLKRAEEEYHSMDKSVRKVPFMGRPEIAAAQQTVVNKSAKQKAFADRLSRPKTSPSSDQVPVPTITGKQTKSVTMTINPLVLTVTPAKPSDICEVKLKVTVKGIQYKDTDTIEQTRDGFKSTKDDYKHLCHTTVKLVIGHQSFHMRELRKLLDFQGISVQRLTKLGFNINVYLLCHQLGAFEILYQMYVTGRLTKIVHSALITKPYLERLNARSIELCVEMEEGLFNRFRDILILRNALDSVEGITSAHPVDLCDYFITDIDEERSDTGQSPDPDLITSFEVSSVISDMHGFIQTISKRVDDFSSSLKDLIITIRILKKGDNCQISCLQDLIDFLQFLRNSASVGQNGKTEVLEEYIRIVNQIRLKVQEIHEKAIFIAFDDSLNTEMCEAFHRALGDLDDMLKPLYPFKADDLRFVNANTQTGLEQDMFGGFLCFLPRLLHGLSALVNCLTNDVDHVSLPDAADDTFEGSDADKENVDKSKTENVKEMTTTLTGKMFHDTALFQTTASVNYVDTWAAI, encoded by the exons AATTGAGAGGCGTCTGCAGAAGACTGGCACCATACATCACTCGAAGATGGCGGGAAGTTTGCGAAGAGCTGGAAGTTGCAGACGACATTCTGGATGACCTTGAAGCTCAACATAAAGGTCACCCAAAATCAGAGCTTGCCTTTCATGGCCTGGTCCGGTGGCAAGAAATGGCGGGAAGGGCAGCGCGCAAAGAGAAAATCTTAAGTGCCATTCAAAATCAGGGGTTGAAACGCGCGGAAG AAGAGTATCATTCCATGGACAAGTCAGTAAGGAAAGTGCCATTTATGGGTCGCCCGGAAATTGCAGCAGCACAACAAACCGTGGTAAACAAGTCGGCCAAGCAAAAAG CGTTTGCCGACCGGCTCTCTCGACCAAAGACGTCGCCAAGCTCGGACCAAGTGCCAGTTCCAACCATTACCGGGAAACAGACAAAGTCCGTCACCATGACAATAAACCCACTCGTTCTGACGGTCACTCCGGCCAAGCCTTCGGACATAT GCGAAGTAAAGCTAAAGGTCACTGTTAAGGGAATACAATACAAGGATACAGACACCATAGAACAGACAAGAGATGGCTTCAAATCAACCAAAGACGACTACAAACATCTGTGTCACACAACTGTCAAACTGGTCATTGGACATCAATCGTTTCACATGCGAGAGTTACGCAAATTACTGGACTTTCAAGGAATATCGGTTCAACGACTTACGAAGCTAGGTTTCAATATAAACGTTTATCTACTTTGTCACCAACTGGGTGCATTTGAAATTCTGTATCAAATGTACGTCACTGGACGCTTGACAAAAATTGTACACAGCGCCTTGATCACCAAGCCATATTTGGAGAGGTTGAACGCTCGCAGCATAGAGCTGTGCGTTGAAATGGAAGAAGGGCTATTCAATAGGTTCCGAGATATCCTTATTCTCAGAAACGCACTGGACAGTGTCGAGGGCATAACGTCAGCCCATCCTGTGGACTTATGCGATTACTTTATAACCGATATCGACGAAGAACGTTCCGATACGGGCCAAAGTCCAGATCCCG ATCTCATAACTTCATTTGAAGTGTCGTCTGTTATATCCGATATGCATGGATTTATTCAAACGATTTCTAAACGTGTCGATGATTTCAGTTCCTCATTGAAGGATCTCATCATAACAATACGAATTTTGAAGAAGGGTGACAACTGTCAGATCTCATGTTTACAGGACCTTATAGACTTCTTACAATTCTTGCGCAATAGTGCGAGCGTAGGTCAGAATGGCAAAACTGAAGTGCTAGAAGAGTATATTCGAATTGTGAACCAAATACGGTTAAAAGTGCAAGAAATACACGAAAAGGCTATTTTCATAGCCTTTGACGATAGCTTAAATACTGAAATGTGTGAGGCGTTTCACAGAGCGTTAGGCGATCTGGACGACATGTTGAAACCGCTGTATCCGTTTAAAGCAGACGATCTGCGGTTCGTGAACGCCAATACGCAAACTGGTTTAGAACAAGATAtgtttggcggatttctttgttTCTTACCAAGGTTGTTGCACGGTTTGTCCGCGCTAGTTAATTGTTTGACGAATGACGTGGATCATGTTTCTCTTCCTGATGCAGCAGACGACACTTTTGAAGGCAGCGATGCAGACAAAGAAAACGTAGACAAAAGTAAAACTGAAAACGTGAAAGAAATGACGACAACTTTAACCGGCAAAATGTTTCACGATACAGCATTATTTCAAACTACTGCCAGTGTAAATTACGTCGACACATGGGCAGCTATTTAG